The proteins below come from a single Eubacterium limosum genomic window:
- a CDS encoding B12-binding domain-containing protein has translation MEFKVITNLMADLEEEKLIVFVDEFLALDPSREEGLNVIEACRRGTEKVGTLFETGEYFAGDLLLAGQLFKEVKKRLEPVVGSKMDDLKSGAIALGPVYGDGQGDGNAIFRRLVEMAGFIVINPCYKDSLQHSTN, from the coding sequence ATGGAATTTAAAGTAATCACAAATCTGATGGCAGATCTGGAAGAAGAAAAGCTCATAGTGTTTGTGGATGAATTTTTAGCTTTAGATCCATCGAGGGAAGAAGGATTAAATGTGATTGAAGCCTGCCGTCGGGGAACGGAGAAGGTCGGAACACTTTTTGAGACTGGGGAATACTTTGCAGGGGATTTGTTACTGGCAGGCCAGCTCTTTAAAGAGGTAAAAAAACGGCTGGAACCTGTGGTCGGCAGCAAAATGGATGACCTGAAGTCTGGCGCCATTGCCCTTGGCCCTGTTTATGGAGATGGACAGGGGGACGGGAATGCGATTTTCCGGCGCCTGGTGGAAATGGCCGGGTTCATTGTCATCAACCCTTGTTACAAAGACTCCCTTCAGCATTCAACGAACTAA
- a CDS encoding cobalamin B12-binding domain-containing protein, giving the protein MAILEDIQNCVLDGELDEIKDLVQKAVDEGIDPATIINDGLIGGMNIVAPLFKSGEMFVPEVMESADTMNEGMQVVKPLITDADMPTKGKVIIGTVNGDLHDIGKNLVVLMMESRGYTVVDLGVDVKEDQFVQAIKEHKPDIVGMSSLLTTTMMKIDDTIKVINDAGVRGDVRIIIGGAPISQEFADDVGADGYSEDASTAVELCDRMMAM; this is encoded by the coding sequence ATGGCAATTTTAGAAGATATTCAAAACTGTGTGTTAGACGGCGAGCTGGATGAAATCAAGGATCTGGTGCAGAAGGCAGTGGATGAGGGAATCGACCCTGCCACCATCATCAACGACGGCCTGATCGGCGGCATGAACATTGTCGCGCCGCTGTTTAAGAGCGGTGAAATGTTTGTCCCGGAAGTCATGGAATCCGCGGATACCATGAACGAAGGCATGCAGGTGGTTAAGCCCCTGATCACCGATGCGGATATGCCCACCAAGGGTAAGGTCATCATCGGCACCGTCAACGGTGACCTGCACGACATCGGTAAAAACCTGGTGGTCTTAATGATGGAAAGCCGGGGCTACACCGTAGTAGACCTGGGTGTGGATGTGAAGGAAGACCAGTTTGTACAAGCCATCAAAGAACACAAGCCGGACATTGTAGGCATGTCCTCACTGCTCACCACCACCATGATGAAGATTGACGATACCATCAAGGTTATCAACGACGCAGGCGTCCGGGGCGATGTCAGGATCATCATCGGCGGCGCGCCCATCTCACAGGAATTTGCCGATGATGTGGGCGCGGACGGCTACTCAGAGGACGCCTCCACCGCCGTTGAGCTTTGCGACCGCATGATGGCAATGTAG
- a CDS encoding methyltetrahydrofolate cobalamin methyltransferase, with the protein MTIVGELINTSRPAVKEAVNNKDEAFIRELARKQADAGATYIDVNCGNMVKNELEIMEWLVNIVQDEVDTPLCIDSPDARALDVGLALCKNGRPMINSISDEDERYESVLPLIKKYNAKIVVLCMDSTGMPETSADRMKVVKNLHAKLKAEGIADDDMYFDPLVKPISSVTSAGEEVLDTIRQIRQDYPDVHFMCGLSNISYGLPNRSILNRLFVVQTMTLGMDGYVLDPTNGKMMADIITATALLGKDNYCSKYIKAHRKGKLDASPDA; encoded by the coding sequence CTGACAATTGTTGGTGAACTCATTAATACCAGCCGCCCCGCAGTCAAGGAGGCGGTAAACAACAAAGATGAAGCGTTCATCCGGGAGCTTGCCAGAAAGCAGGCAGACGCCGGTGCGACCTATATCGACGTCAACTGTGGTAATATGGTCAAGAATGAACTGGAAATAATGGAATGGCTTGTGAACATTGTTCAGGACGAGGTCGACACCCCCCTGTGCATTGACAGCCCCGACGCCAGGGCGCTGGACGTGGGTCTGGCGCTTTGTAAGAATGGCCGTCCCATGATCAATTCCATCTCCGACGAGGACGAGCGTTACGAATCGGTTCTTCCTCTGATTAAAAAGTATAACGCAAAAATCGTCGTGCTGTGCATGGACTCCACTGGTATGCCCGAAACCTCAGCCGACCGCATGAAGGTTGTAAAGAACCTCCATGCCAAGCTTAAGGCCGAAGGCATCGCCGATGACGACATGTATTTTGACCCGCTGGTCAAGCCCATCAGCAGCGTTACCAGCGCCGGAGAGGAAGTGCTTGACACCATCCGGCAGATCCGGCAGGATTACCCTGATGTACACTTTATGTGCGGTTTGAGCAATATTTCCTATGGCCTGCCGAACCGCAGCATCCTCAATCGTTTGTTTGTTGTCCAGACAATGACCCTGGGGATGGACGGCTACGTCCTTGACCCCACCAATGGCAAAATGATGGCGGATATCATCACCGCCACAGCCCTCCTGGGCAAGGATAACTATTGCAGCAAATATATTAAAGCCCACCGAAAGGGCAAGCTTGACGCATCGCCTGACGCGTAA
- a CDS encoding GGDEF domain-containing protein, with protein sequence MKKIEEKAVAFAKSIWEDYLINRDLLKLTSVFDDNASYIGTGDGEICYSLEQVRTALLGETKEWSGHFTIDDQWYEVRVMSDEFVVVFGGFDAHEASDNPLVAAMHTRFSLTLRVSGDTFKIIHLHHSVPNLEQLEGEFFPKTITEKRNEEFRHALEQKTNELRRLAQLDSLTGLLNRVSVEQEINTCLEQGTRGVLLMIDIDDFKEINDVFGHLAGDTVLKVLSNRIRESFGGQSIMGRVGGDEFVVFAEKTADRAGIGQTAQKFCEIVTQPVMDIPGCSITVSIGIAQSPDNGSTYSALVRSADQALYARKKNSKNGYVFAG encoded by the coding sequence ATGAAAAAGATTGAGGAAAAGGCAGTCGCCTTTGCAAAATCCATATGGGAGGATTATCTCATCAACCGCGATCTGCTGAAGCTGACCAGTGTATTTGATGACAACGCTTCCTATATCGGCACCGGAGACGGCGAAATCTGTTATAGTCTGGAACAGGTTCGCACAGCGCTCTTGGGTGAGACTAAGGAGTGGAGCGGCCATTTTACCATTGATGACCAGTGGTATGAGGTACGGGTCATGAGTGACGAATTTGTCGTTGTTTTTGGAGGCTTTGACGCCCATGAGGCCAGTGACAACCCATTGGTTGCGGCCATGCACACCCGATTTTCCCTGACACTGCGGGTAAGCGGTGATACCTTTAAGATTATCCACCTGCACCACTCAGTCCCAAACTTAGAACAGCTGGAGGGAGAGTTCTTTCCTAAGACCATTACGGAAAAACGCAACGAGGAATTCCGTCACGCCCTTGAGCAGAAAACCAACGAACTCAGGCGGCTGGCTCAGCTGGACTCGCTGACCGGCCTTTTGAACCGGGTCAGTGTCGAGCAGGAGATCAACACCTGCCTCGAGCAGGGCACCAGGGGTGTGCTGCTGATGATTGATATTGATGATTTTAAGGAGATTAACGACGTGTTCGGCCATCTGGCCGGCGATACTGTGCTCAAGGTCCTGTCCAACCGGATACGCGAGAGCTTTGGCGGCCAGAGCATCATGGGCCGTGTGGGCGGCGACGAGTTCGTGGTCTTTGCAGAAAAGACAGCTGACCGGGCAGGCATCGGCCAGACTGCGCAAAAGTTCTGTGAGATTGTCACACAGCCTGTCATGGATATTCCCGGCTGCAGCATCACTGTGAGCATTGGCATTGCCCAGTCGCCGGACAACGGCAGCACCTACAGCGCACTGGTGCGTTCGGCCGATCAGGCCCTGTACGCGCGCAAGAAAAACAGTAAAAACGGCTATGTATTCGCCGGTTAA
- a CDS encoding methanol--corrinoid methyltransferase, giving the protein MAKKFDKLAINNLDDFIYGSCPNPVTTKSGMVIGGGTIYPEINFTLPGMDVNDATINKALGIYSNIIDGVLKRAAELYAPGVLVEFETVPDFTEHPKYGIDANRILINGIKEAADKYGLKASLRTTPNDLREMSRPPVMRGGKYWDTMLELYEQCAKDGSDFLSIESTGGKEINDEALVKADIRKAIFAMGVLGCRDMEYLWGNLVKLSDANGCFAAGDSACGFANTAMVLAEKGFIPHVFAAVMRVVAVPRALVAFEQGAVGPSKDCAYEGPYLKAITGSPIAMEGKSAAGAHLSPIGNIAAAVADTWSNESIQQVKLLSEMAPVVGMEQLVYDCRLMNVAKEKGQGLMMRDLLVESDAPLDVQAWVLRPDVVIKIAGGLVKEQDNFLRTKLAAKLTINELRDAIQAEKVKADRRDMKWLDKMEKAVDKIPDDPEQFYAEIKPELDMDKWHPEGYGLKA; this is encoded by the coding sequence ATGGCAAAGAAATTTGATAAACTGGCAATTAATAATCTGGATGATTTTATTTACGGTTCCTGCCCGAACCCAGTCACCACCAAGAGCGGCATGGTCATCGGCGGCGGCACCATCTATCCGGAAATCAACTTCACGCTTCCAGGCATGGATGTCAACGATGCGACCATCAACAAGGCTCTGGGCATTTATTCAAACATCATTGACGGTGTGCTCAAAAGGGCGGCAGAGCTCTACGCGCCCGGCGTACTGGTCGAATTTGAAACTGTGCCGGACTTTACCGAGCATCCTAAATATGGGATTGACGCCAACCGTATTTTAATCAATGGCATTAAGGAAGCGGCAGACAAGTACGGTCTTAAGGCATCACTGCGGACCACCCCCAACGACCTGCGCGAAATGAGCCGTCCTCCGGTCATGCGCGGCGGCAAGTACTGGGATACCATGCTGGAGCTGTACGAACAGTGCGCCAAGGATGGATCGGACTTTTTATCCATCGAATCGACCGGGGGTAAGGAAATCAATGACGAAGCCCTCGTAAAGGCCGATATCCGAAAAGCCATTTTCGCCATGGGCGTGCTGGGCTGCCGTGATATGGAATACCTCTGGGGCAACCTGGTTAAATTATCCGACGCTAACGGCTGCTTCGCCGCTGGCGACTCTGCCTGCGGCTTTGCCAACACCGCCATGGTGCTGGCTGAAAAAGGCTTTATCCCCCATGTGTTCGCAGCCGTTATGCGTGTTGTGGCAGTGCCGAGAGCGCTGGTGGCCTTTGAACAGGGCGCGGTTGGCCCGAGCAAGGACTGCGCCTATGAAGGCCCATACCTCAAGGCCATTACCGGCAGCCCCATCGCCATGGAAGGTAAGAGCGCTGCTGGCGCCCACCTGAGCCCCATTGGCAACATCGCGGCAGCGGTGGCCGATACCTGGAGTAATGAATCCATCCAGCAGGTTAAGCTTTTATCCGAAATGGCGCCTGTAGTTGGCATGGAGCAGCTTGTGTACGACTGCCGCCTCATGAACGTGGCCAAGGAAAAGGGCCAGGGCCTTATGATGCGCGACCTGCTCGTTGAATCTGACGCGCCGCTGGATGTCCAGGCATGGGTTTTAAGACCCGATGTTGTGATTAAGATCGCCGGCGGGCTGGTGAAAGAGCAGGATAATTTCCTGAGAACCAAACTGGCCGCCAAATTAACCATTAACGAGCTGCGCGACGCCATCCAGGCCGAAAAGGTTAAGGCTGACCGCCGCGACATGAAATGGCTCGACAAGATGGAAAAAGCAGTGGACAAGATTCCAGACGATCCGGAACAGTTCTATGCAGAAATCAAACCAGAGCTGGACATGGACAAATGGCATCCTGAAGGCTACGGCTTAAAGGCTTAA